The DNA region TAAAGATTGACTAATTCTAAATCTAAATAACAATATATATGGTCATTAATGAATCATGGACCCGATCAACACCATGACTGTAACTGTCTCCACACTATTCAATATTCAATCCACCATTTCCTCACATGgtactctctctctttctctctttctctttaaaTTCTTGGTGTGCACTCACAAACACATCACAACACTAAATAGATTCATTCAACTCTCAATTCCATCCCTGAGATCGTAGAGACATCACTAATAAACAACATTTTGCAATGCCTTCCTTGATTTAAGTACTTATCTTCTCTGACATTTAAATTAGCCAATTTTATCTGTTCATCATATATTTTTGTTGTTCCACTCAttgtttttatcatttattcATTTCAACTACTTTTCTTTGATTAGGTTCTTTTGATCTCTTGCTCAAGATTATTGTGCTGTCTCATTTCCTGAGTTTGATAAAGCCATAGAAGGATGACTTGTGTATGGTTCTGTATCTATACACGTTGTCCTACAACGAATGTGAtttctttaattaatttcacGGATATCAGCCAATATTGTGATTGTGGTAAGACCTTCATCGAATTGCAATTAATCAAGTTTATTTCTCACAACCTTATTTTAGTTAGTTTCCTAATAATCTCTTTTTCAGGATGCATATCCTTACATGTTCAATTAACCAACTAACATTGTCACAGATTTAACACTTTACGTTCGATACAAAATTGCTCATCCATAATAACTGACCAAATTGATTTGATGTGTACATTTATATCCCCAAGGTTGCTtctcattatttatttttcttcctttgatttTTGTTTCAGAGGCAACTTTCAGTATGGATATAGGGTTGTCTCTACCGCCACACCCACTACCTAAATATGTCTATTGTGCTCATTAATTGGCTGAATTTGATGTCAAACCCACAGAAGTAAATATGGAGGAGCTCCATTAACAAGTGGAAAACCTCGgcaaaaattataaattcaCGCGAATACTAGATACTGAAGAACGATCAAGAAGTGATGCTTCTATGTCTAAGTTGATATGAAGGGAGCAATGACTTACAAACACACTTGAAGCGTATAAGAGATTTCACGGACAACCTCAACAAAATTTCCTCTATCAATTCCTCAGGGAGACGAGGGTTCAGCATTTTCTCCCTATTCGTAGCCACAATCTATAGCACAATGTTCTTTTGCTCATGTTGCTACAGTAGTTTTGTTGGTTTCGGTTTAAAAAATTCCAGTTATATATGCAGTATTGAAACTAACGTGTTATTttgtaattaaatatatatttaggatatgagaaaaaatatatttaattaataaaattcataaatatatttaattttttatttatgaatagTTGCaaagttaataataattaaaaaaattataattacgcAATTGAATTTCGAATagtaattttcttctttttgactTTTGATATAAAATAGTAATAATTATTTTGATTCAATatggtttttacttttttataccAAAATCTATAATAGCTTTCGACACTCCTGAAAATTCTGTTAGCCTCTATTTTTTCGGGTTAGTGGCTGTTTTTCACCGCATCTAAGTCCTCGACGGATGCCTCTTCTAGTTGGTCGTTTGGTGCTTGATTCGGGTATAGGTCCTTGTGGATGTTGTTTGAGGTTTATCGTGCAATTTGTGCAGGGGAGATGCTTATTAGGTGTTGGGTTTCTGAAGTTTTACTTTTGGGTGCACCTAAGCAATTTAATTCTAATGTCTTTTGTCCAATGAATTATTGGGTAGTAATTTAACTCATCCTAATTTTTTTGTAGGTTTTTCTATGTATTATTGGGGGGTTTTGCTCACTTTGTTGGGTGCTATTTGTACTATCAACCATTCTATCTAAAAAAAAGTTTttgcttttttaaaaaaattatccttAAACTTTTGTATTACACCTTCGTTGGCACATTCCAGCCATCACCACCCTATACAACATTGTCACCGTCACCACTACTACCACAACAAACTCCGCCACCCCCTCACAATCGCCTAAACCACCCTCCACGaccaccactaccacctccaccactgccgtcaccaccaccactctctaCCACAACTACCATCCACCAAACACATTATTGtatcaatttaaataatatgatAAGTTAGATAGTGTATCACCAAACGATGCATAATATCAAATTTTTATTAGGTCTTATCATATTAGATCTAATACAATTTGACCTAACACTATTAAACCTTATACAATACAacgtaccaaacgagcccttaaaATTACCATttgttcatttattttttactacTGATGTAAATTTTGAGTAATTGACATTTAGGCCAACTTTCTAGAGTATGCTACACGCAAACAGAAGTATATATTCACTTTCTTAATGCATTTTATGATTATGGATAATCAAGAGCAATAATTAACGAATTTCAATCATCTATAAGTCTATAACCAATATCTTTATCCATCGCTTTCGAGTTAAAAATTGACTAATTCCAAATTTAAACAAACCAAGACTATATTATATGGTCATTAATGAATCGTATATAGACACAATACAAATAATGCCATTGTGCTTTAGGAGGTGGTCCAGTCTATAATGAGATCGAACAGGCGAGACAGAAACTTGATTTATAACTTTGATTCAGAGAAAACTTATGTCCGATTGGATTGGTGTTTCTTGGAGACGACGTTGTTGGAATTTGGTTTCCCTGAATGTGTATTAGTCTAATAATGTATTGTGAGACTTTAGTTTGAAACAATGGAGATAGACTCCCAGCCTTCAGCCCCAAAAGAGGCTTGAGAAAGGGATACCCCCTATCCCCTCATTGCTTTGTTCTTTGTATGGAGAGATTGAGCTCGCTTAAAGTGGTTGGCTTGGAGGTTCAACTCTCATCTTTTGTTTGCTGATGCGCGACTCCTATTTACTCAAGCCTCAgagaataattatatcttcacacctaaaaaatgaggtgtggaaaggtagagaaagagagagataggaagaaaggagagagaaagtaaagatgtgataggtgatttaattgataaagaaaagataaatagatagaaatataatgaaggtggaaaagaagtggagagatgtgtatatatcataactcgtgCCAGCCTCAGAGGATCATGATACCATGGTAAAATAGATTTTGACTATCTTTTTCAAAGCTTCAAGTCTTAAGGTTAATGCGGCTAAATCTAGAGCTATGGTTAGAAAAATCTCAGCATTGTCATGAAGGAGTGAGTTATCAACGTTACGGGCGTGCAATTCTCTTATGATATAGGTAAGTACCTtgattttcctattttaaataaGAGAGCGATTAAGAGGGATTTCCAATTTATAGTTGACAATattaattttagggttttctcTTGAAAAAACAAATTTCTCAACAAGGCGAGTAGGCTTACTCTTGTCCAATATGTGCTTGGCCAAAGTTGGAGCTCAACAGGTGAGAAACTTCCTTCTAGTTTTAGAACCCCCGAATGATCTTGATCCTCTCCTCTTAGCGGATGCTTAGGAACTAGTTTCGCTTGGGCTTACCTAGCCTTGGGTGCAGGGACAGACCCAAATGTCATAGAAATGGGGCAGTCGCCCCTTGAGAGAATTTTTTTCCttaatcttctatatatatatatgtaaaggagacttgagttttttgcattaaatacatcaagtaattcctacctctacattaaaatacagtaaaaataaagaatttcatttgcaataaatatatcaaataataaaattaaaactgaataaattgtaatgtcaaaaactattcaactaccaacattaaataatatatttataaacttatttatcttcatttttataattatatatatattaattataaaatttcctATACATTTAAGTAAAAGTTAAATATAATGtgataaaaatttaaacatatgtagttaaaatattaattattgacctcaagttgagaaaaaaaattaatttatatagagtaatatattttatataaaataaatatatgaaatatcaTAAATAGTCAATGATTAAATGCTTTTCGTAAAGATatactttgaattttttttaatagttacatgtgttgtttaatatagattataatgttgttttgtgttattttataaaataattttacatacataaaaaattgatatactataattatttaagtcttttagaataatctttttatatacattaaaaagtGTATAGAGTAACACAAGATGATATttagaataaaattttattaaataatatttttatatggaaacattatttataattaaaattaattaattttactaataaaaaattagaaaatagtttttaaattataaaatgccgcaataatttattaataaataatttataaaaatatttttaaaattaacattattaaGTATGACGTGAATGTCAAAAAAGTATGACGTGTATGTATTTTTTTCAGAAATTTATTCCAATATAAATTttgatatattatatattagtaaaaaggATCAACTTAAAGAAgtataatagagaaaaataattaaggctaaattataataaaaatatattataatttattgtatgattaaataaatacatttttaaattgttaaaattatttcaatgctaattattaaatttgaatagtattaattatttacacaaagAAAACTCTAATACTCATAATGTTTTGAcacaataattattattttattataatttataagtaaaaaatatttaatatatacttcatatttttatttaaactataataaattttatataatgttgATAAAATTGTGAAAACACCCGTGCAACGCATGAGTTTTATatctaagggcccgtttggtggtcaggataggatatgataggatatgatatgtgaacatgatatctacaggataggataagagcaggatagactcttatcatatcctgtgtttgaggtgcacatgataatgataggatatgataaggaaaaatgtatcagatttatattagaataaaaaatacatttaaaattgatcattctattaaatttaatttctttacattttcatgaattagtctatattttaaaataaataaaattaatttaaattttattaattagcctattttattgttttgaagataccctatattttaaataaaattatgcagttaaccgattgattttcacttagttgtgacacgtgataattaacaataaaagttaactaaattaagaatattattatttcaaaagtaatttatatttgaattataaattattatataagtagataagtagttttaaataataggagatgaaaataaaaaattaatctattactattaaaaaatcaatatttgtaatcaatgtttttcacttagttgtgacacgtgataaacaataaaaattaactaaattaaaaatattattatttcaaaaatactttatatttaaattattatataagtagataaataatttttaaataataggagatgaaaatattaaattagtctattattattaataaatcaatatttgtaagtgagtagtctatttttactatttatgaataataattttatttattttttattttagttaaattaatatttttatatttattaattaatattattataaattataaattatataatattaaaataaattaatttggagttaggatactgaaagaaaatatataactggtatcctatcctgctctatcctagctcccccctcaggataacttttacacatgattgacaggataggatagaagacatgatagtgttatcatatcctgctggtgcaacaaacaacagataacaacaggatatgattattatcctgtcctatcctatcctatcctggtcaccaaacgggccctaagtaACATAGTATATTGATGTTATATTTGCCCTTATAAATTTTTCTACTACCTCTTCTAATTAAacatttttaattttacttaatgtGATAACCTTTCGCCTCCTCATCATTTTTTCTGACCTTGGGTGTATTTTGTTGctttcttgttttgttttcttaGTCTCTTCGTATAAAAAACTTAgtcttattttgttttaaaaaataataatttttcattataaCACAACAAAAATGTGTTTTTAACAGGTTTTACAAAATGAAAACAGGACTTCTGTATATTATGAAAGCATTCCTAGAAGACACACACTAACACCATAGCATGTCTTTGTTATAAATTGTAGTTTGACGGTTTGACCAAATTTACACAATTACAATTTTACATGCTTTATCATTTCCCAAACAAAAGTGAAAACTTTTCTTGttttactttttgttttttgtgtaaACTTAGTACCTTTTCCgatggagaaaaagaaaagaatattTTAGTACAATGGTACAAAAATCAATTGAAAGTGGCAAGCCATTTTGACCATGCACGATTAATTCATGCGCTGCTAAGAACATGTGATCTCTGTTCAAGGTACAACATGAAAGTGAACAATTAAGAAAAGAGACAAAAATAGATAATAAATGTAAACACAGTTCTGGGGGTAAAAACTAGTGAGAGGTGAAtattgagaagaagaagaagaagaagaaaaaagaaaaacatgggATCAAAACCACTCAACAAAACAGGTAAGTCATGTTGAAGTGATTTGGAATTTGCATCACAATTTCAGTTTGTAAAATCTGGTGAGGGTAATATGTTTTGATAATATGTGGAAGTAATTGTTGCTGATCTTTGTTTAGGAGTACCAGATTTAGTGATGCACAAGAACCAACTACAAGAGCATGTTCAGAAATGTGGTTGGCCATTGCCAGTTTATGCAATACACAATGAAGGATTTGCTCATGCTCCAAAGTTCAGGTCTACTCTATGGGTGAATGGAAAAGAGTACAAGTCCAGGCTCACATATCCCCATAAAAAAGATGCAGAACAAGATGCTGCAGAGCTGGCTCTTAAAAGCCTTGTtagtaatgaaaataagaagaATGAGGAGCATTGCAAGATTCTTCCTGTAATTAGTTTCATCCTTCATGTGCTTATATTAAATGTCATTTTCTTGTTTATGATGCAGTTGGTTTGGTCTTTCTTTAAGTGTTGAAGTTGTTTTGGTTTTTCTCCTAGGATCTAATGCAGAGCAAATCAATCCTGTATGAGTATGCTGTGAAAATGAACCTGAAAAGCCCCCAATACAGTACCACTCAACAAGGAAAGTTGCATCCAGTTTATGTCTCCACATTAATGTTTAATGGGGAAAGTTACCCTGGAAAAGTTGGCAAAAGCAAAAAGGAGGCAGAACAACTTGTAGCATTTGTTGCTATCGAATCACTTCTTGGTAAGGATTTAATATTGATCAATCTGAATAAAAAATTACTTCAAGATCTGAAGTGTAGATATATTCTGTGCCTATAGCTAATGAGCTATAGTCTGTCTCTATTTTTCAGAATCCAGTTCTTGTGGTCATCTTCATCATATAATTAAGTCCAAGGCCAGAATGCAAGGTAACTTGTCACTTATATAGAGCCATGTTTTGTTTTACCAATTATAAGTGTCTTATTGAAGTGAAGTATAAGTGTTTATAAGGAACTAACAATTCTACGTTGTTGTATGCATGCCCGGAAGGTTCTTCAAAGCTGGTGATTGATATTCCTGTAAGTTGTTTCCTATGTAATAAGAAAATCATGAAAGAAACTTGATTTGAAACTCTAACTCATTGGATTTGTTAGTCTTAATTTGCTTGTGTTGTTCTTTCTTAAGTAAAGAGTAATCAATTATTTTCGTCTTGTTTGGTGTTTGCAGCCCCCATCTGCGAACATTAGTGGACTGGACTCAACTGTTAATAAGCGAAAACTTGGCACTGTTAACCCTGGAAGTAAGAAACTAAAAAGGGAAGATGGTGAGTTTCTTTCTAAGTTGTTTTTCAATGTTTCCTCACATAAGGGCTAATTTCAGTAACACTATTGAGATGAAAAATGGCATCTCAGGATTATGGACATTTAGATTGAATTTGAAATAAGATACTAATATCTAAAACTATTAGTTTCTGTTTTTTAATTGGATACATCTCTTCTGttctgcatgtttggaaatatcTGGCCAGAATATAAACTTTCtagctttgtttttattttttgataagcaaCTTTCTAGCTTTGTAATTTGGTAATGTCATTAAATTAGGTAAAATGCTAGAGTTTGAAGACATAAGGGAATGACTAATATGGCTTTGTTTGTGTATTCCTACTACattttttaacatatttttGATGCCTCTGTTTTGGGTCCCTTTAATATGCACAAGGATTTCCTTGTGTAACTTTGCACAACCAAAGGAATTGTCCTTTTTACCCTTACTCGAAAATTTAATCTCATCTTTATCctttccatcatcttcatcatcttcaacccaaacAACCCAGATTCATCCACACCCAAATTCAGAttgaaaaaaaacctaatttcaTCCCCACCTACAAACACCTAAACGCTGTTGCAGCCACTGTTTCCTCGCTGAGCCAAGTTCGCTGGAGAGGCTCCAAAGTCCCATCCCACAACCACCTTGCCTTTGCAGGATCCAAACCAGAAAAATCCACCATTATAAATCCCAGATCCAGCAGCAGAAAGAAGATGGAGGCGCCGAGACCACCATTTTGTTGTTGCTTCtacattttctgggttttttggTGGTTAGGGTGGGTTGGCTCAGTGTGGGTGGCGTTGGCAGTGGTGGCTTGGCGGTTATTACTGGTGTGGGTTGTGGGTGGGGTCGGTGGGGTCGGGGGTTGCTGGTTTCTGGGTTGGGGTTGGGTTTCAGTGGGGGctctgggtggtggtggtggtgtttggTGGGGATGGGTGACGTTGCTGGTGGTggcaaaaatttgaaactttggCAGAAGAAGAAGGCGTGGGAAATTTTTGGTGATGGGTGGTGGGGTTTGAGTTCCAGAGAAAGGGGAAGTTTCAGAATCTGGGGTGGGGTTTGTGGATGTGGGTATGGTGGgttgatgatgaaggagaagaagaagatgaatggtgatgatgaagatgaaatgtGTATGTTTGGTGGGATTTGTGGTGATGATGATTTTGTGTATGTTTGGTGGGACGGTGCTTTGATGAAGATGGTGTGGTTTTTTTATGATGATaatgtttttcttaatttggaTTTGGGTGTGGGATGAATCTGGGTTGCtttgggttgaagatgatgaagatgatgggaaGGATACagatgaaattaatttttggaGCAGGGGTAAAAGAGACAATTTTGTGGTTGTGCAAAGTTACACAAGCAAAAAACTTGTGTATATTAGGGGGTTTTATTGGTTTTTTTTAGGATGGCATATTTTAAACACCAAAGAACAAAGGACAAAATGAGGATACAAGCTTTGACAGAGGTTTCTTCAATTCTTCACTATATATTCAAAGTTTTTGTTTAATGGGCATGTTAGGAGTATTTATTTGATCAATTCCTTTCTAGGTTGTGATTATTGAATAGCTGTTTAACAATGAATATTCTTACAGAAAATCTTTGCATTCTGAACATATTTTAGAGCATTCTAAATCTTTGTTCAATCTTTGCATtatggctaaaaagcacttttggcccctgatgtttcaagtttgtgcaaattctgcccctactctatttttgtcgatgtttctacccctcatgttttcaaacagtgcatcgtctacctcttatgttttcaaacagtgcatcgtctaccactgacggaggggtagacagtgcactgtttgaaaacatgaggggtagaaacatcgacaaaaatagataggggcagaatttgcacaaacttgaaacaccaggggccaaaaatgctttttagccttgcATTATTGAGAACTAGTGcatttttacccgcgcgttgcacggggaatatgtctattgtatttgatatatcgattcatattttaaattataaatatttaagatgctaagaatataagaataataataataaagatgtagacaTTTAAAGAgtacaaattttgaaaaacacagaagttaataaaccaaaagctttaatttttgcatgtgaggtataactgaattttgtttgtgaagatgtatactcgtgttgcataaagggtaatgtttttgtgttttagatatataacaatacataaatatataattattttttaaattattaaaaatacacttaagttatagaaaatgaattttattttttttaactcgtacaaattttcattttcatgtaaaatgtttctccccgtgagatctcgtaactctaatttgttagcactaataaattcaggtcataattttatagtccatatgtattaatattttgtattcctcgtacttttcttactatcaaattattatagttatatacttatataataaatatacactttttaaattttgaaaataatactaaagttaactatattaaatttattctattaaaataatatcaattaattagtttagaatataatgattgtataaaaaaagtataatgatacttttatataaaacaaaatctcacgtagatagcattatagtactttaaaattaaaacatacaattgaaaattacacgcaaatacaaacaacaaccgcttttaggtttcagagccgacttagatgcaaatcatcttactcaatggattctcatttatcagacaaacaaaatcttataaatttcataaatcaatatagatttaaaattttcaaattagccaagttagatttgttttggaaatgaaTTTTAGGTGCAGAAATTTTTCCTCGTCATTTATACCCCCTCCGTCCCCTATTAGAAATCACtttttgtgagttttttttgtcccaaaatataagtcactttacaatatctatgcaacattaattttttctctaCATGTTTACCCTTGTAGCATTTAAAGAATTTTCCTACTttccaatatttttctttattatcgAGGTCACTTTCATTTATATCTACTCAAAAAACTTccaaaacttattttttattgGTGGAAAGGGGTTTTCAAGATAGTGGAACATTAATATGGAGAGAGAGGTAGATGAGATTCATTGAATTGATATACTTTTAAATGTGGTCCGTTTAGGAAAAAAGATACAAATTTATTGTAACTAACTAATTCTAACcacttttcttaatcctagagaattaggtaaaagtgacttataataggggacaGAGGGAgtaactgaatgcattcggttggtatctcatttgattttatttgaaatttgacataatatcaatcaattagtttagaatataacgattgtttaaaaaaatataatgataccttttatataaaacaaaatctcacgtaggtagcattattgtaatttaaaattaaaacatataaattgaaaattaaacccaaatacaaacaGCAATAGCTTTTAGATTTCAGAGCAGCTTTAgatgcaaatcatcttactAAATGGATGCTCATTTATTAGAGAAATAAAGAAGTTAACTGTATAGAGAAATCCTTGGGGTTTtacaaaatctcacgttacatatacataaagaaatctctaaagttaaaaagaaaattttacaatgatagtttttatataaaacaaaatctcacgttacatatacataaaaaaatctctataattaaaaataatattttaaaattaataatgatTGCATTCACATTAATAATGGTTGATTTGCCGGAGTAATATCCTTTCACCCTCCATAAATGTACATCAAACCTTGTATACAGTAACCTATGAGCTCTAGTCCGTAGCTAATGAGAAACTCTGccaaattcacctagcaaccatcaaatctctgcgtgtccatagTAGCTCTGTGG from Lotus japonicus ecotype B-129 chromosome 2, LjGifu_v1.2 includes:
- the LOC130736819 gene encoding double-stranded RNA-binding protein 4-like, with product MGSKPLNKTVIVADLCLGVPDLVMHKNQLQEHVQKCGWPLPVYAIHNEGFAHAPKFRSTLWVNGKEYKSRLTYPHKKDAEQDAAELALKSLVSNENKKNEEHCKILPDLMQSKSILYEYAVKMNLKSPQYSTTQQGKLHPVYVSTLMFNGESYPGKVGKSKKEAEQLVAFVAIESLLESSSCGHLHHIIKSKARMQGTNNSTLLYACPEGSSKLVIDIPPPSANISGLDSTVNKRKLGTVNPGSKKLKREDGWVGSVWVALAVVAWRLLLVWVVGGVGGVGGCWFLGWGWVSVGALGGGGGVWWGWVTLLVVAKI